From Scleropages formosus chromosome 1, fSclFor1.1, whole genome shotgun sequence, a single genomic window includes:
- the tdrd6a gene encoding tudor domain-containing 6 isoform X1: MCSIPGLPTPGSSVRVLITRVNLNPLCVLVELWANFDQERKLVYQQLRREIQFPDENFQESHGSPGDLCLVKVFETWYRARVVSRNGPNYSVFLIDEGRTLSANTSTLAWGPSDFFHLPPEVEFCVLANILPLSAENRWSPTALEFLKSLCGKTVDGIVQDVLVPHRTFLLDMPSISKQMYEMGFAKKLSTERFKLYVSRSLQSFRGTADPADLMPPSLRKEPVETCSQNEKWQQFLYPELQTETVETVIITEVTNPLRIFCQLKVFSQELKKLTDQITQYYEGRSGMWKARPEHLGFPCAARGTDGKWYRSVLQQVFSSSTVVEVLHVDYGKKDFVPAENVRPLAAEFFRMPVVTYVCSLHGIIDKGVGWTAAQISYLKSLLLHRTLIAKFEYQSLSEGVHYVTLFGDENININTLFGKMERCLLQCEKSPGDFGLRERMVSSASQDSLGSEGVKSSVVPSSTLDQTRAIVAENLPVNSSQVVVVQHVNNPSEFWIQVQRYNNEFDQLMASISDLYDQSASTEGILKKLATGMSCVARSRDNVFYRAVIHEVSGKQAKVHMVDYGNTEVVDQCNLRVLPDQLRELPALALKCTLSGIKPKSGKWSHSAIIFFSKAVENKLLAVHVNSVSQDKHIVQLSDPSACGERNISKMLVSAGLAEVDLKTVSRVTEKSANLSSVPTPSIEKRETCGSPSLPTSLPNVSDARSVFREHLFLIGSSMEVNVSYIESLNDFWCQLAQNAGRLRLLMADIQNYYVGSKPQQPKEAACVARHPDNGMWYRALVIQKHVSQHVDVLFIDYGQSQKVPVQDLRPINPMFLKPKGQAFRCSLYNLIQPVNMSTFEWGSAAEAEFKNFVDSASTNMSLKCTIYAVMCDSRSVVFNVVDLETPFQSVCSMLVQKGLANRGLPKKVPLPPFRLDTYYYSTHEIKTGGEVAVKITSVKSISQFFCQLERNSKTIEELTEKVNYLCRQLQGTNCPKTFGTVCFAKYTDGYWYRGQIKSAGSTIQVYFVDYGDTLELDKADLLPIPIEAGEIMSVPVQAIECGLADLPEDVSGEVNNWFEKNVTEQSFTALVVAKEPNGKLIVELYDGTTQVNSKIKEKFSIETWRKESVSLRCHKYKKMQELLINCMHSVGKDRDQPNPKQAFEAKGKIYKCIPSVAESECHKQDFEAYWKPGVCTSESGNHNKIDGKKQENAKKCSSPGIQWKPMATLENPADQLEKQSLPSCREDQGDHQDVYGIITVPNKNKSFSKLSQLPEKSVKADQVSEVYVSHISSPSSFFVQLTEDEAEIYSIVDKLNGDLSCRTSVNVDELQEGDLVNAVFPDDGSWYRGVVQNVFRNGTVQVEFIDFGNTATVTSSSISRFDSEFLALPKLSIHCSLSGVSLSNKEHWDQEDVGNFRRIVGENGSKKLMCKFSKQLGSVWEVMLEDHGILIVELFQRLSVSVPDATPEGLQRLHSNCSHLGEHKDDISLMYKEPSISEGLSLEVYASSITGPHHFWCQYANTDELQRISEAAKEIGNAAVQMSIWAETLHPGSPCLALFAEDEQWYRAKVMKKAENALSVLFVDYGNESIVNFNKVKPVTPPLLETPPQAFLCQLDGFEPSQCSWADVALDQFACLITDRVLTVTIIKVKHVLDLETPPYHVRVECDGKVINDIMCNKKLFPHTDYLVTACSEQFSVTESTETCDSAIKPLFDGQEIVASNHKEPCVKAGFSTLDNLHSDLNVQKELCPVSESNKTAQQQLETSVRVSPVDESVTGGLISEDQVCYEYSTSSEMMGVNRKNEEPIKENHLESKVVKETSILAHTENDYLTQMDCGLEGTNHLEDEMSCLSSEILSSRQPDVPVNVEINEGLPKSENETKVSPDTVIADTVLMAVCTQVDAVVTNSFSSQASQILEEMNKFSLQRRENESDAEKMSLLDEATRHLSMEDEIMDLLGTPECEQPDGEIYEEVFHQCFDGTVDSSGARDAPLDNENSSIQSSFGTLKMSEDEPLTGTECIIWSYAHKTWCRAKIIKVFDDSVQVLLLDDDSHAIVDVQNIFKRIPEDLDQKPAAKTSLNSEFGIQQDGSEEHCVEPDGRISCSSDRQLVSTTEEVVSHRTPKLPGTSDLTKESFASPSDGQDDLPDSEVLLNKAKYHDDQHQS, encoded by the exons ATGTGTTCGATTCCTGGACTTCCAACGCCTGGTTCCAGTGTCAGGGTCCTTATCACGAGAGTAAACTTAAATCCCCTCTGTGTACTAGTAGAATTGTGGGCCAATTTTGATCAAGAAAGGAAACTGGTTTATCAGCAACTGAGAAGAGAGATTCAGTTTCCTGATGAAAATTTTCAGGAATCGCATGGGAGTCCTGGGGACCTGTGCCTGGTAAAGGTATTTGAGACTTGGTACAGAGCCCGGGTAGTCTCTCGAAATGGCCCAAATTACAGTGTGTTCCTTATTGATGAAGGCAGAACACTCAGTGCTAATACCAGTACATTGGCATGGGGTCCTAGTGACTTTTTCCATTTACCTCCTGAGGTTGAGTTCTGTGTTCTTGCCAACATTCTACCTCTGTCAGCAGAAAACAGGTGGTCTCCCACAGCACTGGAATTCCTGAAGTCCTTGTGTGGAAAAACAGTTGATGGAATTGTTCAGGATGTGTTGGTGCCTCACAGAACGTTCCTCCTTGACATGCCGTCCATATCTAAACAGATGTATGAAATGGGATTTGCTAAGAAACTCTCTACTGAAAGGTTCAAGCTCTATGTTTCAAGGTCATTGCAGTCATTCCGTGGGACTGCAGATCCTGCTGATTTGATGCCCCCTTCTTTGAGAAAGGAGCCAGTGGAAACCTGCAGTCAGAATGAGAAATGGCAGCAATTTTTGTATCCAGAGTTACAAACTGAAACAGTTGAAACTGTAATTATCACAGAGGTTACAAATCCATTGCGcattttttgtcagttaaaGGTCTTCTCCCAAGAGTTAAAGAAACTAACTGATCAGATTACACAGTATTATGAAGGAAGATCAGGAATGTGGAAGGCAAGACCAGAACACTTAGGATTCCCATGTGCTGCTAGAGGAACTGATGGAAAGTGGTATCGGTCAGTCTTGCAGCAAGTGTTTTCCTCCAGTACAGTTGTTGAAGTGCTGCATGTGGATTATGGAAAAAAGGACTTTGTACCAGCTGAGAATGTCAGACCTTTGGCTGCAGAGTTCTTCAGAATGCCTGTTGTAACGTACGTCTGCTCTCTCCATGGCATTATTGATAAAGGAGTTGGATGGACTGCTGCACAGATCAGTTACCTAAAATCCTTGCTTCTGCACCGTACCTTGATTGCTAAATTTGAGTACCAAAGCCTGTCAGAGGGTGTCCACTATGTAACACTCTTTGGggatgaaaatattaatatcaaCACACTGTTTGGCAAAATGGAAAGGTGTCTGCTTCAGTGTGAAAAGTCACCAGGGGATTTTGGTCTCAGAGAAAGAATGGTATCTAGTGCGTCTCAAGATTCTTTGGGAAGTGAAGGGGTTAAGAGTTCTGTAGTCCCTTCAAGTACTCTGGATCAGACTCGTGCAATTGTAGCAGAAAATCTTCCGGTGAATTCATCTCAGGTAGTTGTTGTACAGCATGTGAACAACCCCTCAGAATTTTGGATTCAGGTGCAGCGTTATAATAACGAATTTGACCAGCTCATGGCTAGTATCAGTGACTTGTACGATCAGTCGGCAAGCACAGAAGGAATTTTGAAAAAACTTGCAACGGGTAtgtcttgtgttgccaggtcaagGGATAATGTTTTTTATAGAGCTGTTATCCATGAAGTTTCTGGCAAGCAAGCCAAAGTGCACATGGTAGATTATGGAAATACAGAAGTGGTTGATCAGTGTAATTTAAGGGTTCTGCCTGACCAGCTCAGAGAGTTGCCAGCATTGGCACTGAAGTGTACATTGTCTGGTATTAAGCCAAAGAGTGGGAAATGGAGCCATAGtgcaattattttcttttcaaaagcagttGAAAACAAGTTACTGGCTGTGCATGTTAACTCAGTGTCTCAAGACAAACACATTGTGCAGTTAAGTGATCCTTCAGCCTGTGGTGAAAGAAATATCAGCAAGATGCTTGTCAGTGCTGGTTTGGCTGAGGTTGATCTTAAGACAGTGTCAAGAGTTACTGAGAAGTCTGCTAATTTATCAAGTGTTCCAACCCCAAGCATTGAGAAGAGAGAAACTTGTGGGTCTCCATCTTTGCCTACAAGCCTCCCCAATGTAAGTGATGCTAGATCTGTTTTCAGGGAGCATTTGTTTCTGATAGGCAGTTCTATGGAAGTAAATGTCTCATACATTGAGAGCCTAAATGACTTTTGGTGTCAGTTAGCCCAGAATGCGGGGCGCCTGAGGTTACTTATGGCGGATATTCAAAACTACTATGTGGGCAGTAAGCCGCAACAGCCTAAGGAAGCTGCATGTGTTGCTCGTCATCCGGATAATGGAATGTGGTATAGGGCACTTGTAATTCAAAAGCATGTGTCTCAGCATGTTGATGTGCTGTTCATAGATTATGGACAGAGCCAGAAAGTTCCTGTACAAGACTTGAGACCCATTAATCCAATGTTTCTGAAACCAAAAGGTCAAGCTTTTCGGTGCAGCTTGTATAACTTGATCCAGCCAGTGAACATGTCTACTTTTGAATGGGGCAGTGCAGCTGAGGCAGAGTTCAAAAACTTTGTAGATTCTGCATCTACCAACATGAGCCTGAAATGTACCATATATGCAGTCATGTGTGACTCTCGGAGTGTGGTATTTAATGTGGTGGATCTTGAGACACCTTTTCAAAGTGTTTGTAGCATGCTGGTGCAGAAGGGACTAGCTAATCGTGGACTTCCAAAAAAAGTACCTCTTCCACCTTTCAGACTGGATACGTACTATTACTCAACACATGAAATCAAAACTGGAGGAGAGGTGGCAGTAAAGATAACCAGCGTGAAATCAATAAGTCAATTTTTCTGCCAACTAGAAAGGAATTCTAAGACCATTGAAGAACTGACAGAGAAAGTGAACTATCTCTGTCGTCAGCTCCAGGGTACAAATTGTCCAAAAACCTTTGGAACAGTCTGTTTTGCAAAGTACACTGATGGATATTGGTATAGAGGCCAGATTAAGTCTGCAGGCTCCACAATCCAGGTATACTTTGTGGACTATGGTGATACGCTGGAATTGGATAAAGCTGATCTGCTTCCAATTCCAATTGAGGCAGGTGAGATAATGTCTGTTCCTGTTCAGGCTATTGAATGTGGACTTGCAGATCTTCCTGAAGATGTCTCTGGTGAGGTCAATAAttggtttgaaaaaaatgtcactgagcAGAGCTTCACAGCACTGGTTGTTGCAAAAGAGCCAAATGGAAAACTGATAGTTGAGCTCTATGATGGCACAACCCAAGTGAATTCAAAGATCAAAGAAAAGTTCTCCATTGAGacatggagaaaagaatctgtttCTCTTAGATGCCACAAGTATAAGAAGATGCAGGAATTGCTAATCAATTGCATGCATAGTGTTGGAAAGGACAGAGATCAGCCTAACCCTAAACAAGCATTTGAGGCAAAAGGGAAAATTTATAAATGCATACCTTCAGTTGCAGAAAGTGAGTGCCATAAACAAGACTTTGAGGCTTACTGGAAGCCTGGTGTGTGCACTTCAGAATCTGGAAATCATAACAAAATAGAtggcaaaaaacaagaaaatgcaaaaaaatgcagcagtCCTGGAATTCAGTGGAAACCTATGGCCACTCTTGAGAATCCTGCAGATCAGCTAGAAAAACAAAGTCTTCCATCTTGTAGagaagaccaaggagatcatCAGGATGTATATGGTATAATTACAGTccctaataaaaacaaaagcttttcaAAACTTTCACAGCTCCCGGAAAAGTCTGTCAAAGCAGATCAAGTGTCAGAAGTCTATGTTTCTCATATCAGTTCTCCTTCAAGCTTTTTTGTACAGTTAACAGAAGATGAGGCTGAAATATATTCTATTGTTGATAAACTTAATGGAGATCTGTCATGTAGAACATCAGTTAATGTAGATGAATTGCAGGAAGGTGATTTAGTAAATGCAGTGTTTCCTGATGATGGTTCCTGGTATCGTGGGGTTGTTCAAAACGTATTCAGGAACGGCACAGTTCAGGTAGAGTTCATAGACTTTGGAAATACAGCAACTGTCACCAGCTCAAGTATCTCAAGGTTTGACAGTGAGTTCTTAGCACTTCCAAAGTTAAGCATTCACTGTTCACTAAGTGGTGTTTCTTTGTCCAACAAAGAACACTGGGACCAGGAGGATGTGGGAAACTTCAGAAGAATTGTTGGAGAAAATGGAAGTAAAAAACTGATGTGCAAGTTCAGTAAACAGTTGGGTTCTGTTTGGGAGGTTATGCTGGAGGACCATGGCATTCTGATAGTTGAGCTCTTTCAGAGGCTTTCTGTTTCAGTGCCTGATGCTACACCAGAAGGCCTGCAGAGACTCCACTCAAACTGTAGTCATCTTGGTGAACATAAAGATGATATTTCATTGATGTACAAGGAACCAAGCATTTCTGAAGGACTAAGTCTTGAGGTTTATGCAAGTTCCATAACTGGTCCTCACCATTTCTGGTGTCAGTATGCAAACACAGATGAGCTCCAGAGAATCTCGGAAGCTGCCAAGGAAATTGGAAATGCAGCTGTGCAGATGTCTATCTGGGCTGAGACTTTGCACCCTGGAAGTCCATGTCTTGCTCTGTTTGCAGAAGATGAGCAGTGGTATCGTGCCAAAGtaatgaaaaaagcagaaaatgccCTTTCTGTTCTCTTTGTGGATTACGGAAATGAGTCCATTGTCAATTTTAACAAAGTAAAACCAGTAACCCCTCCTCTTTTGGAAACTCCTCCTCAGGCTTTCTTGTGTCAGCTGGATGGTTTTGAACCTTCACAGTGCTCCTGGGCTGACGTTGCTTTGGACCAGTTTGCTTGTCTTATCACAGATCGGGTTTTGACGGTGACTATAATCAAAGTAAAACATGTTTTGGATCTTGAAACTCCTCCTTATCATGTAAGGGTTGAATGTGATGGGAAGGTTATAAATGATATCATGTGCAACAAGAAACTTTTCCCACACACTGATTATCTGGTCACTGCATGCAGTGAACAGTTCTCTGTCACAGAATCCACTGAGACATGTGACAGTGCTATTAAACCATTGTTTGATGGACAGGAAATTGTAGCTAGCAATCACAAAGAACCATGTGTAAAGGCTGGTTTCTCTACCCTGGATAATTTGCATAGTGAcctaaatgtgcaaaaagaacTGTGTCCTGTGAGTGAGTCTAACAAAACTGCTCAGCAGCAACTGGAAACTTCAGTCAGAGTTTCACCAGTGGATGAGTCAGTCACTGGGGGCCTGATTTCAGAAGATCAGGTATGTTATGAATATTCAACATCAAGTGAGATGATGGGGGTTAACAGAAAGAATGAGGAGCCAATAAAAGAAAACCATCTGGAGTCTAAGGTTGTCAAAGAGACATCCATCTTGGCACATACTGAAAACGATTATTTGACCCAAATGGATTGTGGTTTGGAGGGAACAAATCACTTGGAAGATGAGATGTCTTGTCTCAGCAGTGAAATTCTGTCAAGCAGACAGCCAGATGTTCCTGTTAATGTTGAAATTAATGAAGGTCTTCccaaaagtgaaaatgagacCAAAGTTTCTCCTGATACTGTTATTGCTGACACTGTCTTGATGGCTGTGTGTACTCAAGTGGATGCAGTGGTTACCAATAGTTTTTCCAGCCAGGCTTCACAGATCTTGGAGGAAATGAACAAATTCAGCTtgcagagaagagaaaatgaGTCAGATGCAGAAAAGATGTCTCTGCTGGATGAAGCTACTCGTCATCTTTCCATGGAAGATGAAATCATGGATTTGCTGGGCACACCAGAATGCGAGCAGCCTGACGGTGAAATTTATGAAGAGGTTTTCCATCAGTGCTTCGACGGAACTGTTGACAGCTCTGGGGCACGTGACGCTCCTTTGGACAACGAAAACTCAAGTATTCAGTCAT CTTTTGGTACACTGAAAATGTCTGAAGATGAACCTCTCACTGGAACAGAATGCATTATCTGGTCTTATGCCCATAAAACTTGGTGTAGAGCGAAGATTATAAAGGTGTTTGACGACTCTGTCCAG GTGCTTCTACTAGATGATGATAGCCATGCAATAGTGGATGTGCAGAACATCTTCAAAAGAATTCCTGAAGATCTGGATCAG AAACCAGCTGCCAAAACTAGCCTTAATTCAGAATTTGGCATCCAACAAG ATGGTTCTGAGGAACACTGCGTTGAGCCTGATGGAAGAATAAGCTGCAGCAGTGATCGACAACTGGTATCTACTACTGAGGAAGTG GTCTCCCACAGAACTCCCAAGCTTCCTGGTACATCTGATTTAACCAAGGAATCATTTG cATCCCCTTCAGATGGACAAGATGACCTTCCTGACAGTGAAGTTCTGTTAAACAAAGCCAAATACCATGATGATCAGCATCAAAGCTGA